From a single Silene latifolia isolate original U9 population chromosome 6, ASM4854445v1, whole genome shotgun sequence genomic region:
- the LOC141658576 gene encoding uncharacterized protein LOC141658576 — MNQGQGKRQLYLVMTDKKHSYCLYRIEEPQFTPGEDETTIKDLGKPLLEMDESMFPTLMDFAAVDSRIYMVGGLTYDKRKERTRVSKKVFIYDTESSALSSGPKLNSAKLNPRLITLGTKIFVLSDTIHAYDSSSLDREPRFEMLDTKNLKRGWSPLPSPKLNTLTTIKWTMFSDVFSVHALTAVFCGGGGIIVLSICDAGTYVFDVDKQVWNYVTDELLPFEGTVMSLPHDPSWCCAFSLKSQRFSAFRFCYGGGDESNSGFHVEEIRIDDTNSFSPPLLPDICNGPSMTVSGHGLVYFVNTGFDDDFDDEESTCTSENRYVIVSALQLSNVNHGFSNKGQSLKRCGMAKKHIAHREDKKNETTELEVGLNKAKSSKRGKKKRKMEHVEEEEELILTRIWRNCFFGGLVTNAFAM; from the exons ATGAATCAG GGACAAGGAAAAAGACAACTCTATTTGGTAATGACTGATAAAAAACACTCATATTGCCTATATCGGATTGAGGAACCACAATTTACCCCTGGTGAAGATGAAACAACTATTAAAGATTTAGGAAAGCCTTTGTTGGAGATGGATGAATCCATGTTTCCTACACTCATGGATTTTGCCGCAGTAGATTCGCGTATATATATGGTAGGTGGATTAACATatgataaaagaaaggaaagaacTCGTGTTTCTAAAAAAGTTTTTATTTATGATACTGAGTCTTCTGCCTTGTCCTCGGGACCAAAACTGAATTCTGCCAAACTAAACCCACGGTTGATTACATTGGGCACAAAGATATTTGTTTTGTCTGACACAATTCATGCCTATGATTCTTCATCCTTGGACCGTGAACCTAGGTTTGAGATGCTCGACACTAAGAATCTTAAACGCGGTTGGTCTCCCTTGCCTAGTCCAAAACTTAATACTTTAACAACTATAAAATGGACTATGTTTAGTGATGTGTTTAGTGTTCATGCGCTCACAGCAGTtttttgtggtggtggtggtattaTAGTTTTGAGTATTTGTGATGCCGGTACTTATGTTTTTGATGTGGATAAACAAGTGTGGAATTATGTGACTGATGAACTATTACCTTTTGAGGGGACTGTCATGTCATTACCACATGATCCTTCATGGTGTTGTGCATTTTCTTTGAAATCTCAAAGATTTTCCGCCTTTCGCTTTTGTTATGGTGGAGGTGATGAGAGTAATAGCGGGTTTCACGTTGAAGAAATTCGGATTGATGATACTAACAGTTTTTCCCCACCATTGCTGCCCGATATATGTAATGGTCCCTCAATGACTGTTTCTGGCCATGGTCTGGTGTATTTTGTCAATACTGGTTttgatgatgattttgatgatgaagAATCGACTTGCACCTCAGAAAACCGGTATGTGATAGTTAGTGCACTCCAATTGTCCAATGTCAATCATGGCTTTAGTAACAAAGGACAGTCGTTGAAAAGATGTGGTATGGCAAAGAAGCACATTGCACATAGGGAAGATAAAAAAAATGAGACTACCGAGCTTGAGGTTGGCTTAAATAAAGCTAAATCGTCGAAGAGAGGtaagaagaagaggaaaatggAACATGTagaagaagaggaggagcttATAT